From a region of the Alnus glutinosa chromosome 1, dhAlnGlut1.1, whole genome shotgun sequence genome:
- the LOC133855853 gene encoding cytochrome P450 89A2-like, which yields MEVWFIILISLCAYFSIKSLFGLLSSSKKNGSKGKLPPGPRPLPFIGNLLWIPRNAVDLREVINKLSHKYGPILTLTLGSEPLIFITSYSLAQQALVRQGAIFASRPAVLPISVVLSNKRKDIGATPYGPTWRVLRRNLVSEIIHPNKMDAFYPARKRVMETLMSKITQCSKQNEVVHVNDCLHHAVFSLFILMAFGGISDEAVKEVEDIQWELLMNYADFSIFGFFPRLARLLLRSRYKRYINLLKAQDDIFFPLIKARRKLRQLKGKELEYVSYTDSLMDLQVPGEEHKLQDDDILSLCSEFINAGADTTTTMLQWTMAHIVKYPDVQAKIYAEIREVLGEGKEEVKEEDLHKLTYLKAVILEVVRIHPPNTSLVPHAVTEDVEFCGYTIPKGTTVNIVTAIIGRDPKHWENPMEFNPDRLLNGSKPAEEVTDLTAFSMLPFGAGRRMCPGNGLGRLLLEYFIANLVWRFEWKPVDGADVDLSEKEEFLVVMKTKLRAHVTKRVN from the coding sequence ATGGAGGTCTGGTTCATCATCCTCATCTCTCTCTGTGCATATTTTTCCATAAAATCCCTCTTCGGCCTTCTCAGTTCCTCCAAAAAGAATGGATCAAAAGGCAAGCTTCCACCGGGTCCCCGCCCTCTTCCATTCATCGGAAACCTCCTCTGGATTCCCAGAAATGCCGTTGACCTCAGAGAAGTTATTAACAAGCTCTCCCACAAGTACGGCCCTATTCTCACGCTCACCCTTGGCTCCGAACCGCTCATTTTCATCACCTCCTACTCCCTCGCCCAACAAGCACTTGTTCGGCAAGGCGCCATCTTTGCAAGCCGTCCGGCGGTGCTTCCGATCAGCGTAGTTCTCAGCAACAAGCGCAAAGACATCGGCGCCACACCCTATGGCCCCACCTGGCGTGTCCTCCGCCGTAATCTCGTATCTGAGATTATCCATCCTAACAAGATGGACGCTTTCTATCCCGCCCGCAAGCGCGTCATGGAAACATTGATGAGTAAGATCACTCAATGTTCCAAGCAAAACGAAGTCGTCCATGTCAACGACTGTCTCCACCACGCCGTGTTTTCCTTGTTTATTCTCATGGCTTTTGGCGGCATCAGCGACGAGGCAGTCAAAGAAGTCGAAGATATCCAATGGGAGCTTCTTATGAATTACGCTGACTTTAGTATTTTCGGGTTCTTTCCCAGGTTGGCGAGATTGCTGCTTAGAAGTCGCTACAAAAGGTACATAAATCTCTTGAAGGCTCAAGATGACATCTTTTTCCCTCTAATAAAAGCCCGGCGGAAGTTAAGGCAATTGAAAGGGAAAGAACTCGAATACGTATCATACACAGATAGCTTAATGGATTTGCAAGTTCCAGGAGAGGAACACAAGCTTCAAGACGACGACATACTGAGTTTGTGCTCGGAGTTCATTAACGCAGGCGCCGACACAACCACGACGATGTTGCAGTGGACGATGGCGCATATAGTGAAGTACCCAGATGTCCAGGCCAAAATATACGCCGAAATCAGAGAAGTTTTGGGAGAAGGAAAGGAGGAGGTGAAGGAGGAAGATTTGCACAAGTTGACATATTTGAAAGCCGTAATCCTAGAAGTTGTAAGAATTCACCCGCCAAACACTTCCTTAGTGCCACACGCAGTCACAGAGGATGTGGAGTTTTGCGGCTACACAATCCCGAAAGGCACGACGGTGAACATCGTGACAGCAATAATAGGGCGCGATCCAAAGCATTGGGAGAACCCTATGGAGTTTAATCCCGACAGGTTGTTAAACGGCAGTAAACCTGCAGAAGAAGTGACCGATCTAACAGCGTTTAGTATGCTGCCGTTCGGTGCCGGGAGGAGGATGTGCCCCGGGAACGGATTGGGCAGGCTTCTCCTGGAGTACTTTATTGCGAATTTGGTCTGGCGTTTCGAGTGGAAGCCGGTGGATGGGGCGGACGTCGATTTGTCGGAGAAGGAGGAGTTCTTGGTAGTGATGAAGACCAAACTCCGTGCCCATGTCACTAAGAGAGTCAATTAA